A window of Phragmites australis chromosome 2, lpPhrAust1.1, whole genome shotgun sequence genomic DNA:
CTGGTTCCTACACCAATCCATTGGCCTTCTTGTTTCACCTCTTCCAGAAATGAGTCGTTTCTCTCGCTTagcttcgtcgtcgtcgtcctcgtcggaCGATGACAAAGATGAAGAATTGTTCATCGCATTGCAGCAAGCACACAGTCAATATCAAGCTATGCAAGTTCCTCGATGGGGCGGGTCTGTACCAGGGCGTCAGTATGTTCATCGCGATAGAGAAGCCGGGCATTGGAGGCTGTACAACGACTACTTTTCAGATGCTCCGACCTACGGGGCAAATTTCTTTCGCCACAGGTTTGCAATCAGTCAAACCTTTCTTTCATATTCTTTCTGTTGTGAGTCCGCTTGTTTTCTTATTATCGTATTTTGATCAGGTTTAGAATGAACCGTGATCTGTTTCTTCGCATAGCACAAGCCATAGAGCAACATGATAATTACTTTaagcaaaaaagagatagaaatGGACGTCTTGGGTTATCATGTTTGCAGAAGGTTACCGCAGCATTCCAGATGATAGCTTATGGAGTAGCAGTTGATTTTATGGATCAATATGTCCGTTCTGCTGAAAGCACGAACATAGAAAGTCTTAGAAGGTTTGCCAAAGCAGTTGTCGAAGTTTATGGATATGAGTATTTGAGATCCCCAAATGAGGAAGACACAGCTAGATTACTTGCGATTGGAGAGAGTAGAGGTTTCCCCGGAATGCTTGGGAGCATAGATTGTATGCATTGGGGATGGAAAAATTGTCCTGCAGCATGGCAAGGACAGTACACCGACCACGCGCATGAGCCAACAATCATTCTTGAAGCTGTTGCTTCTAAagatctttggatttggcatgctttctttggtTTAGCAgggtctcacaatgatatcaatgttcttCACCGTTCTCATCTTTTTGCAAAGCTAGCCGAAGAGGAAGCTCCACAAGTTAATTACACTGTCAATGGTCATAATTATACAATGGGGTATTACCTTGCAGATGGCATCTATCCTCAATGGGCGACATTTGTGAAGACCATACCGCAGCCACTgggaaataagagaaaatattttgCCAAGGCACAGGAGGCAGTTCAGAAGGATGTTGAAAGAGCATTTGGAGTTCTACAATCTCGTTTCGCCATTGTTCGTGGACCAGCCCGATTTTGGGATAAAGATACCCTAAGACAAATTATGATAGCTTGTGTCATAATGCATAATATAATTATTGAAGATGAGAGGGATGAAGATGAACAGATGCAGTACGAGTATGTTGGCCAACTTGTGAGACCTACACCGCGTGAAGTTCGTAATCGTACTCCGGAGCTACATGATTTCCTTCAAGCTCATAATAACATTAGGAATAGGGAAA
This region includes:
- the LOC133910309 gene encoding uncharacterized protein LOC133910309 is translated as MSRFSRLASSSSSSSDDDKDEELFIALQQAHSQYQAMQVPRWGGSVPGRQYVHRDREAGHWRLYNDYFSDAPTYGANFFRHRFRMNRDLFLRIAQAIEQHDNYFKQKRDRNGRLGLSCLQKVTAAFQMIAYGVAVDFMDQYVRSAESTNIESLRRFAKAVVEVYGYEYLRSPNEEDTARLLAIGESRGFPGMLGSIDCMHWGWKNCPAAWQGQYTDHAHEPTIILEAVASKDLWIWHAFFGLAGSHNDINVLHRSHLFAKLAEEEAPQVNYTVNGHNYTMGYYLADGIYPQWATFVKTIPQPLGNKRKYFAKAQEAVQKDVERAFGVLQSRFAIVRGPARFWDKDTLRQIMIACVIMHNIIIEDERDEDEQMQYEYVGQLVRPTPREVRNRTPELHDFLQAHNNIRNRETHSQLQEDLVEHLWQRHADMY